A part of Aegilops tauschii subsp. strangulata cultivar AL8/78 chromosome 2, Aet v6.0, whole genome shotgun sequence genomic DNA contains:
- the LOC109780577 gene encoding ent-kaur-16-ene synthase, chloroplastic-like, whose amino-acid sequence MARRTVYHRRTNVEEASAEENACLQNMERKARIRKQLLEPEFLPSFYDTAWVAMVPLPGSPQVPCFPKCVEWILQNQQSNGSWDLVQMDSSVDKDVLSSTLACVLALKRWNVGREHIKRGLRFIGRNFSIVTNEQSAAPIGFNITFSGMLSLGTEMGLEFPVGQNDLDRILHLREVELKRFVGDKSDGRKAYMAYVAEGLGNLLDWDQVMKFQRKNGSLFNSPSTTAAALIHNFDDKALQYLNLLVSKFGGSVPTVYPTNIYSRLSLVDSLENAGISQHFSSEIKSILDMAYSFWLQRDEEIMLDVAACAMAFRLLRMNGYDVSSDDLYHVDESTFHNSIHGYLNDTKSILELYKASKVSVSENEFILDNIGYWSGRLLTEKLFSDRVQTTPIFQEVEYALKFPFYATVERIGHKRNIEHFDVCGSQMLKTEHPPCRLNQDFLALATEDFNVSQSIYQDELLHLESWAKGNRLDQLQFARQKLTYCYFAAAATIFPPELSDARMSWAKNGVLTTVVDDFFDVGGSKEEHENLITLVEKWDDHPKDEFCSEQVKILFYAIYTTVNQLGAVASAIQNRDVRKHLIELWLQLLRSMMSEAEWRMRKYVPTVEQYMSNAVVSFTLGPIVLTSLYFIGPKLSECVVQDQEYNELFRLTSTIGRLLNDIQGLERESREENLDYVSLLVLHSGGSMSIQTAKETIQKAIASCRKGLLKLVLRENTVVPRPCKELFWKMCKIVHLFYSQTDGFSSPNEMVSAVNAVINEPLKLQINNRPLRMQSEN is encoded by the exons ATGGCTCGCCGGACCGTCTACCACCGTCGCA CAAATGTGGAGGAGGCATCTGCCGAAGAAAATGCATGTCTGCAAAACATG GAGCGGAAGGCTAGAATAAGGAAGCAGCTCCTGGAACCTGAGTTTTTGCCATCTTTCTACGACACCGCGTGGGTGGCTATGGTGCCCTTGCCGGGCTCTCCTCAAGTTCCATGCTTCCCAAAGTGTGTTGAGTGGATCCTACAAAACCAGCAGAGCAATGGATCTTGGGATCTAGTCCAAATGGACTCCTCCGTCGACAAGGATGTCCTATCATCCACATTGGCTTGTGTGTTGGCACTTAAGAGATGGAATGTTGGTCGTGAGCATATCAAAAGAG GACTACGTTTCATCGGAAGAAATTTCTCCATTGTTACAAATGAGCAGAGTGCTGCTCCTATAGGCTTTAATATCACATTTTCGGGTATGCTTAGCCTTGGGACGGAGATGGGTTTGGAATTTCCGGTTGGACAAAATGATCTTGATAGGATTCTTCACCTCCGGGAGGTGGAACTGAAAAG ATTTGTTGGGGATAAATCTGATGGGAGAAAAGCATATATGGCTTATGTTGCTGAAGGGCTAGGAAACCTATTGGACTGGGATCAAGTTATGAAGTTCCAGAGGAAGAATGGGTCATTGTTCAACTCTCCTTCCACAACTGCTGCTGCACTAATCCATAATTTTGATGACAAAGCCCTACAGTACCTAAATTTGCTTGTCAGTAAATTTGGTGGTTCAG TGCCAACAGTTTATCCAACAAATATATATTCTCGGCTTTCATTGGTGGATTCTCTTGAAAACGCCGGGATATCTCAACATTTTTCTAGTGAGATAAAGAGCATCCTGGACATGGCATACAG TTTCTGGTTACAGAGAGACGAGGAAATCATGCTAGATGTAGCAGCATGCGCAATGGCATTTCGTCTTTTGCGAATGAATGGCTATGATGTTTCCTCGG ATGATTTGTATCATGTTGATGAATCCACTTTCCATAATTCAATTCATGGATATTTAAATGATACAAAATCTATATTGGAATTGTACAAAGCTTCAAAAGTCAGTGTATCAGAAAACGAATTTATCCTAGATAACATAGGCTACTGGTCAGGCAGGTTATTGACAGAAAAGTTGTTCTCGGATCGGGTTCAAACAACACCAATCTTTCAAGAG GTCGAGTATGCTCTTAAATTTCCCTTTTATGCCACAGTGGAACGTATAGGCCACAAGAGGAACATTGAACACTTTGATGTTTGTGGTTCTCAGATGCTAAAGACAGAACATCC GCCATGTCGTCTCAACCAAGATTTCCTGGCTTTGGCTACCGAAGATTTCAATGTTTCTCAATCTATTTACCAGGATGAACTCCTGCATCTTGAAAG TTGGGCGAAAGGGAATCGGCTGGACCAATTACAGTTTGCACGACAGAAGCTGACATATTGTTAttttgctgctgctgctactatatTTCCTCCTGAACTGTCTGATGCTCGCATGTCGTGGGCCAAAAATGGTGTGCTCACAACTGTTGTTGATGACTTCTTCGACGTTGGGGGatcaaaagaagaacatgaaaacCTCATAACATTAGTTGAGAA GTGGGATGATCACCCCAAAGATGAGTTCTGCTCTGAGCAAGTGAaaatattgttttatgctatctATACTACAGTCAATCAGCTTGGAGCAGTAGCTTCTGCAATACAAAACCGTGATGTTCGAAAGCACTTGATAGAATTA TGGCTACAGCTGTTGAGGTCTATGATGTCTGAGGCAGAATGGCGAATGAGAAAATATGTGCCAACAGTTGAGCAATACATGTCAAATGCAGTTGTTTCCTTCACACTGGGGCCCATTGTGCTCACATCGTTGTACTTTATTGGGCCAAAGCTCTCGGAATGCGTTGTCCAAGATCAAGAATACAACGAGTTATTTAGGCTAACGAGCACTATTGGTCGTCTCCTCAATGATATCCAAGGCCTTGAG AGAGAGAGCAGGGAGGAAAACCTGGATTATGTCTCACTACTTGTTCTCCACAGTGGTGGTTCTATGTCAATTCAAACGGCTAAAGAGACGATACAGAAGGCCATAGCCTCATGTAGAAAAGGCTTGCTAAAGCTGGTTCTTAGGGAAAACACAGTTGTTCCTAGGCCGTGCAAGGAACTGTTCTGGAAGATGTGCAAGATAGTTCACTTGTTCTACTCTCAGACCGATGGATTTAGCTCGCCAAACGAGATGGTGAGCGCGGTTAATGCAGTTATCAACGAGCCGCTAAAACTCCAAATCAACAATCGACCTTTGCGCATGCAGTCAGAAAATTAA